acgacttcttcactatcctatctaccggtgactccattttcagggagcaatgaacctgcactccaaggcctctttgttcagccacactctccagaaccttaccatataagtcctgcgaagatttactttcccaaaatgcagcacctcgcatttatctaaattaatgtcacttctcagtccattggcccatctgatcaagatcctgttgtaatctgaggtaaccttctttgctgtccactacctttccaattttggtgtcatctgcaaacttactaactctacctcctatgctcccatcaaaatcatttatataaatcatgaatagaagtggacccagcaccgttcctggtggcactccactggtcacaggcctcctgtctgaaaaacaaccctccaccaccaccctctgtcttctatctttgagccagttctgtacccNNNNNNNNNNNNNNNNNNNNNNNNNNNNNNNNNNNNNNNNNNNNNNNNNNNNNNNNNNNNNNNNNNNNNNNNNNNNNNNNNNNNNNNNNNNNNNNNNNNNNNNNNNNNNNNNNNNNNNNNNNNNNNNNNNNNNNNNNNNNNNNNNNNNNNNNNNNNNNNNNNNNNNNNNNNNNNNNNNNNNNNNNNNNNNNNNNNNNNNNNNNNNNNNNNNNNTcctggtggcactccactggtcacaggcctcctgtctgaaaaacaaccctccactaccaccctctgtcttctatcttcgagccaagtctgtacccaaatggctcgttctccctatattccatgagatctaaccttgctaaccagtctctcatggggaaccttgtcaaatgtcttactgaattccacatagatcacgtccactgctctaccctcatcaatcctctttgttacttttcttaaaaaactcaatcaagtttgtgagacatgatttcccacgaacaaagccacgttgactatccctaatcagtccttgtctttcttaCCTACTACGTAATGCTTAAACTATGGTAATTTTAGTTTGTTCTTACAGTAAAattctgcaaacttaataaccttTCTTTAAGGTTATTAATGATTATAAGGTTATTATGATTCCTTTAAGGAAGTCACCAAGaattaaaatactttttaaagttcATGCTCTCCGTCAATAGTTGTACCAATAGTCATAATTAGTAGTCTAATTAAATATAATAAGTACAGTAAACTTCCCACTATAATGTCATGAAGAAACAAGTGTCAGAATAAACTCACCGTCTTGAAAAACTGGCGGCCCAAATAGGAGGTAGCCATGCTAGTTAGATTTTTCCCACTTCCTATTTTACACTTTATGTAACCATAGAGATTTGATCCTTGAAGCGTAACACCCATGATAACCACAGCCTATTCCAAAAGGAAGAAAATCAGTAAGAACACTCCATAAATATGTCACAGAAAACAATTCACACCTTACACAATTTATTTCACAAAACTGCAAGCAGAATAACATCTACCCTTGCATTACTATTATTTTGttcctctctgcacagatgctgcctgacctgataggcatctccagcaatttcagtgtttgtttcagatttccagcagctgtagTGTTTTGCCATGAATCTATTATTGCCCTTACCCATCCCTACCATTCCAAATTTAGAATGGTATAAATATTTAAAGCAATACTTAGTGATATATGTAGAACAATCTGTCTCTGCATTATAAACAtccaaaaataaaggaaaattatCTGCAGTACTTGCATTCATGCAAATATATTAAAaattatcaaaataatttttatcagaaaattttaaaacataattGTACTAAGCAGCACTCAAAAACTTACCAACCATTTCAACTTAAAGGAAAAGAAAGTGCTGAAGACAAAAATGACCCACAGAATGGGGCAGATGATTAATCCTAACCAGAAGATTTTGGATTCAGCTTCGGAAGAAACtctcttccctttactcgaaggctatgaaaataataaagaaaaattcTAATTTAGAACAGAGTAATTAACATTCTTGTCTTCTTTCAGAATTCAACACAACCAATTTATGCTTGGAATGTACACATCATGCTTGGTTTAACATATTTCAACTACAGTTAGGTATTTCTGTAAATAGTTTAAAATTTATGCCTATTTTATTTAAAAGTTAATAGTTTAAAAGTTAATAGTTTAAAATTTTAGCCTTTTAACGTAACATATTTGTTGAAAAGTACTATGCTATGCTCATTGTTTTTCAGGTGGACAGCTGTCTTTTTAAGATTGATTTATTCGAACGATTAGTATGGAAACAtctaatgaatttttttttgtcctatACAAAGTCTCCATTTTAATGAACGAAGACAAGTTTGCATCATAGCAGTGCTCACAGCCTACTATTGAACCAGACTGTACCAGAGGAATCAATAATGAAACCTAAAGTATCATCTATGTGCCCAAGTCTCAACTTAAGTGCTCACCAAAGCACTTACTCttaagatattttcaaatcagcctGCACAGAAATGTTgctaacacacctctggagcaggtgggatctgaacccatgCCTCCAGAATCAGAGATGaagacactaccattgtgccacaaaagCCCTTACCCACAATTAATTATATTGTGTTGTACCAATTTACACTAGTTGTACTAATTCCATGCAGGCAGTGGGCATTCAATGGGATTTCACAAGTACATATAAATGGGTGTTTATTGGTATTGTGGAGGTGGTTGAATTAATAGTTGCCTGCTTTTAATTTAACTCTAAATAAAAGCAAGGCAAGAAATTATTGATGTGCAACAAAAGCAATGGAATAATCGTGCAGGACTTTATGCTCGATAGAGTCTGCACCAATCAAATTGGCAATGGTGACTTGGAAGAGCTTGCAGAATGTTTTTGCGACGGTTTTGTGGAACAATATATTATGGAAACAACTAGGGCTAAAGCTATTTTACGTCTAGTATTGTGTACTGAGACAGGGTTAATTAGCAATCTCAAAAGTAACACATCTGCTGAAAACTAGCAATCATATTACAATTGAATTCCACACAGGTTTGTAAGCAATGTTTCAAGCACAAACAAGAAATTTAAACTTAAACAAAGCCAATTTCATAGGCAGGAGCGGACAACTGGCCAAATGGGAGAATGGGGAAATAGACCTAAAAAGGTTTGGCCACAAAGAGTAATCATATATAGAccattaggagacagtgaggactgcagatgctggagagcagagttgagagtgtgtgcaaaagcacagcaggtcaggcaccaactgaggagtaggaaaatcgacgttttgggccggagcccttcatcaggaatttcctgcctgacctgctgtgtttttgcagcaaCACACTCAACAATACATAGAGCTTTCTCAAGTTGACAGCTGTGACTGGTAGAATGCTACGTGGATAAATGCtagggcctcagctatttacaatctatattagaTTTACACAAAGAGACAAAGTAATGTGTCCAAGTTTGTTGACCATACAGAGTGAGGTGGAAACACAAGTTGTGATAACCACACAGAAGTTGCAAAAAGATATAGACAGTGGATGGACAAGGTGGCAGAAGGAGTTATAATATAGAGAAATTAGAAACTATTCACTGATCATAAGAATTAAAAtgcagagttttttttcccccaaaaggcATAAAACTTCTAAACGTTAATGTACAGAGTTTTACAGTTTTAATTTGTATCTTTTAGGAAAAGAATACTTCTATTCAAATCCAATAGCAAAGGACCATAGATGGCTGTCTGGGATGAGTGGGTCGTCAAGTATGTCGAGAATGGGTAAATTGGGTCTATTTTCTCTGGTGTTTGGAAGAATAAGATCTCAATTGAACATACATGATTTGGAAGGAGCTAGACAGGCCAGGCACAGAGATTGTTTCTAATGCTTGAGGAATCtagaacacagagtcatagacgCAGAATAAGGGGTTGATTATTTAGGACCAAGGtaagtttcttcactcaaaagggcTGCGAATCTTCGTAATTCTCTACCCTCGGGAGGTTAAGGATACTCTGTCAGTGAATATATGGAACAGGAAATTAGAAGTAAAGTCAAGACCAGCCATGGTTGTACCGAGTGGTACAGCAGGCTCATCAGGCCCGTTTGGTCTACCCATTCTCCTAATGATGCTTTGGGAAGATTGGATCCAGTTCTATTCTTCACCAAATAAGTTTCTCTATAAAAACAACAACTGTGGTTTATAGATACAcgctatacacagacacacacactttttGGTCTCCTCTAAATAAAAGAATCAACTTTTGTTCATACCTTCTTCGCCTCAAAGACCCAGTGACTCTTTCCATCATCATCAACCTGGTTCCACCAGCGTAACCCCACTAGTAATCTACCAGTGATATTCTGGACCAGAAATACAAACAAACAGTGCAGGATCATTGGAAGTGTGTGTCTGTACATCAATATATAGTGCACAAGCGTAATAAATTTCTATATCACACATAAACATTGTATTTTTTAAGTTGAATGTACCTTTCAGATTTATCTCAAAGATTTAAAACACAGTTCATCAATTCAAATATGTAGTAGCAATGTTCAGAGTCATTTGTAAATTGGACAACGTACTTCAAATAGTAGGTAACAAACAAAACACATTAATTTAGTTAAAAACtgcatggaatttgaattcatgttactacttaatttagataaataaaaCTCAACTTAATTTACTGGACAGCAACAAACTTACAGCAAAATGGTTACAACT
Above is a window of Chiloscyllium plagiosum isolate BGI_BamShark_2017 chromosome 24, ASM401019v2, whole genome shotgun sequence DNA encoding:
- the LOC122562052 gene encoding Golgi apparatus membrane protein TVP23 homolog B-like, which translates into the protein MMRQESSDDAEDVSLFDADDEGQRKSKKKRIRHPVACFFHLFFRISAIVVYLLCEFLSNSFIACFVTIILLLSCDFWTVKNITGRLLVGLRWWNQVDDDGKSHWVFEAKKPSSKGKRVSSEAESKIFWLGLIICPILWVIFVFSTFFSFKLKWLAVVIMGVTLQGSNLYGYIKCKIGSGKNLTSMATSYLGRQFFKTAMKKENPES